One genomic segment of Protaetiibacter intestinalis includes these proteins:
- a CDS encoding alpha/beta hydrolase translates to MLVLGVVVMPAGAPDPLVAPIGPSAGIVSGPSTPLDQLTGISFLDRLGDLSRGEVHSYLAAHPDAVSELLAQPPAAASVAGWWAASPASTRRALLRGAPELVGNLEGVPFSVRDTANRSSLAAAADALEKRLNGQVGRAEREELGTRLHMVEQVAEALLPKDGHSRRLFAFDPTGEGRAVIAIGDLARADYVSILVPGMFFGVDAQIAAWSDTAESLVSDQEAWLDRLHPGEHLAVAAVAWIGYRTPSLVNVASMELAREGQRELTATLQGLRAARGDDQPYLAVLAHSYGSTAALLSLAEDDVSVDALALVGSPGSPARTVSELQVTDGNVWVGAADWDPIPASGVFGSQPTSASYGAHRFSVAPGVDPITGQRLNGAVTHNDYFSEGGSSLRNLALIGIDEGALVTDADRAAGDAIKASGKRQAPVA, encoded by the coding sequence ATGCTGGTGCTCGGGGTCGTCGTCATGCCTGCGGGTGCGCCCGATCCGCTCGTCGCGCCGATCGGCCCCTCGGCGGGGATCGTCTCCGGACCGTCGACGCCGCTCGACCAGCTGACCGGCATCTCCTTCCTCGACCGGCTCGGCGACCTGTCGCGCGGTGAGGTGCACAGCTACCTCGCCGCGCACCCGGATGCCGTCTCCGAGCTGCTCGCCCAGCCGCCGGCCGCCGCGTCGGTGGCGGGGTGGTGGGCCGCGAGCCCCGCGTCGACCCGGCGTGCCCTGCTGAGGGGGGCGCCCGAGCTCGTCGGCAACCTCGAGGGCGTGCCGTTCTCGGTGCGCGACACCGCCAACCGCTCCTCGCTCGCGGCGGCGGCGGATGCGCTCGAGAAGCGGCTGAACGGCCAGGTGGGGCGCGCCGAGCGCGAGGAGCTCGGCACCCGGCTGCACATGGTGGAGCAGGTGGCCGAGGCGCTGCTGCCGAAAGACGGTCACTCCCGGCGGCTGTTCGCCTTCGACCCGACAGGCGAGGGGCGTGCGGTGATCGCGATCGGCGACCTCGCACGCGCCGACTACGTGAGCATCCTCGTGCCGGGCATGTTCTTCGGGGTGGACGCCCAGATCGCCGCCTGGAGCGACACCGCCGAGTCGCTCGTCTCCGACCAGGAGGCGTGGCTCGACCGACTGCACCCGGGTGAGCACCTCGCCGTGGCGGCAGTGGCGTGGATCGGCTACCGCACCCCGAGCCTCGTCAACGTCGCCTCCATGGAGCTCGCCCGCGAGGGGCAGCGCGAGCTCACCGCGACCCTGCAGGGGCTGCGGGCGGCACGCGGCGACGACCAGCCGTACCTCGCGGTGCTCGCCCACTCCTACGGCTCGACCGCGGCGCTGCTGTCGCTCGCCGAGGACGACGTCTCGGTCGACGCGCTCGCCCTCGTCGGCTCGCCCGGCAGCCCCGCCCGCACCGTGAGCGAGCTGCAGGTGACCGACGGCAACGTGTGGGTGGGGGCCGCGGATTGGGACCCGATCCCCGCATCCGGGGTGTTCGGCAGCCAGCCCACCTCGGCCTCGTACGGCGCCCACCGCTTCTCGGTGGCGCCCGGCGTCGACCCGATCACGGGGCAGCGGCTGAACGGCGCCGTAACCCACAACGACTACTTCTCCGAGGGCGGCAGCTCGCTGCGCAACCTCGCGCTCATCGGCATCGACGAGGGTGCGCTCGTGACGGATGCCGACCGCGCGGCGGGCGACGCGATCAAGGCGTCGGGCAAGCGGCAGGCGCCGGTCGCGTAG
- a CDS encoding alpha/beta fold hydrolase, translating into MGFITVGTENSTPIELHYDDRGSGQPVVLIHGYPLDGRSWETQEQALLDAGFRVISYDRRGFGQSTQVSTGFDYDTFTADLNTVLETLDVRDAVLVGFSMGTGEVGRYLGTYGTERVSKAAFLASLEPYLGKADDNPDGPIDQGFIDGTVATVKKDRYAWFTEFYKNFYNLDENLGTRISEEHVANDKRVAYSSGAVADWAAVPTWATDFRADVAKIAELDIPILIVHGTGDNILPIDATGRPFAKLVPNARYVEIEGAPHGFLATHGTEIAELLVDFVTH; encoded by the coding sequence ATGGGTTTCATCACCGTCGGCACCGAGAACAGCACGCCGATCGAGCTGCACTACGACGACCGCGGCAGCGGCCAGCCGGTGGTGCTCATCCACGGTTACCCCCTCGACGGGCGTTCCTGGGAGACCCAGGAGCAGGCGCTGCTCGACGCGGGCTTCCGCGTGATCAGCTACGACCGCCGCGGGTTCGGCCAGTCGACCCAGGTCTCGACCGGTTTCGACTACGACACCTTCACCGCCGACCTGAACACGGTGCTCGAGACGCTCGACGTGCGGGATGCCGTGCTCGTGGGCTTCTCGATGGGCACCGGCGAGGTGGGCCGCTACCTCGGCACCTACGGCACCGAGCGGGTGTCGAAGGCGGCGTTCCTGGCGTCGCTGGAGCCGTACCTCGGCAAGGCCGACGACAACCCCGACGGCCCGATCGACCAGGGCTTCATCGACGGCACGGTCGCGACCGTGAAGAAGGACCGCTACGCCTGGTTCACCGAGTTCTACAAGAACTTCTACAACCTCGACGAGAACCTCGGCACCCGCATCTCGGAGGAGCACGTCGCCAACGACAAGCGCGTGGCCTACAGCTCGGGCGCGGTGGCCGACTGGGCGGCGGTGCCGACCTGGGCGACCGACTTCCGTGCCGACGTGGCGAAGATCGCCGAGCTCGACATCCCGATCCTGATCGTGCACGGTACGGGCGACAACATCCTGCCGATCGACGCGACCGGGCGCCCGTTCGCGAAGCTCGTGCCGAACGCGCGCTATGTGGAGATCGAGGGCGCCCCGCACGGCTTCCTCGCCACCCATGGCACCGAGATCGCCGAGCTGCTGGTCGACTTCGTGACCCACTGA
- a CDS encoding cation:proton antiporter, which yields MTQLLVVLVLALVVIAASTLLGRRLGIASPLVLVAVGVAASFLPAMTGVEIEPEWILEGVLPPLLYSAAVSMPAMNFRREFGAIGGLSVVLVVVTSLLLGVFFMLVIPDLGFVWGVALGAVVSPTDAVATSIIKRTSVSSRAVAMLDGESLLNDASALVVLRTAIVATAAAFSFWGTVGTFAYSVLVAMAIGGLVGWLNLAVRRRISDATVNTVISFTVPFLASVPAELAGASGLVAAVVAGLVSGIRAPRVLSPQHRLSDAQNWHTVEFVLEGAVFLTMGLQLTGIVEAVERDHAGAGVAVLIAVGALVLTILIRAAYVAPLLWVLGRRSRRGERLRGRLEDAREQMSTPEGKRETLEELNAQPTPGRRPRRDAVIVPGAGGPRRRTARDVEVLAVRVRRALADIDYFVRRPLGWRDGVVVVWAGMRGAVTVAAAQTLPVDTPQRSVLVLIAFAVALLSLLVQGGTVGPLVRRITPKRDEVEARAEADAEWTRLMELLRTASDTIPAPPEPARDIPSREQLEQQRTYRMAVLQAQRTALLDARDDGTFDAEVLENALANLDASQIAIELRGPRGG from the coding sequence ATGACGCAGCTGCTCGTGGTGCTCGTGCTCGCCCTCGTGGTGATCGCCGCCTCGACGCTGCTCGGCCGCCGCCTCGGCATCGCCTCGCCGCTCGTGCTCGTGGCGGTGGGGGTGGCGGCGAGCTTCCTGCCCGCGATGACGGGTGTGGAGATCGAGCCCGAGTGGATCCTCGAGGGGGTGCTGCCACCGCTGCTCTACTCGGCGGCGGTGTCGATGCCGGCGATGAACTTCCGCCGCGAGTTCGGCGCGATCGGCGGCCTGTCGGTGGTGCTCGTCGTGGTCACGTCGCTGCTGCTCGGCGTGTTCTTCATGCTGGTGATCCCCGACCTGGGCTTCGTGTGGGGCGTCGCGCTCGGCGCGGTGGTGAGCCCCACGGATGCCGTGGCGACCTCGATCATCAAACGCACCTCGGTCTCGTCGCGGGCGGTGGCGATGCTCGACGGCGAGAGCCTGCTGAACGACGCGAGCGCGCTCGTGGTGCTGCGCACGGCGATCGTGGCGACGGCGGCCGCGTTCTCGTTCTGGGGCACGGTGGGCACCTTCGCCTACTCGGTGCTCGTGGCGATGGCGATCGGCGGCCTGGTCGGCTGGCTGAACCTGGCGGTGCGACGGCGGATCTCCGACGCGACCGTCAACACCGTCATCTCGTTCACGGTGCCGTTCCTGGCATCCGTGCCGGCCGAGCTCGCGGGCGCCTCGGGCCTCGTCGCGGCGGTCGTCGCGGGGCTCGTGTCCGGCATCCGAGCGCCGCGCGTGCTGTCGCCGCAGCACCGGCTCTCGGATGCGCAGAACTGGCACACGGTGGAGTTCGTGCTCGAGGGGGCCGTGTTCCTCACGATGGGGCTGCAGCTGACCGGCATCGTGGAGGCGGTGGAGCGCGACCACGCCGGCGCGGGCGTCGCGGTGCTCATCGCGGTGGGTGCGCTCGTGTTGACGATCCTCATCCGCGCCGCCTACGTGGCACCGCTGCTGTGGGTGCTGGGGCGGCGCTCGCGGCGGGGCGAGCGACTGCGGGGCCGGCTCGAGGATGCGCGCGAGCAGATGTCGACGCCCGAGGGCAAGCGGGAGACGCTCGAGGAGCTGAACGCCCAGCCGACTCCCGGCCGCAGACCGCGGCGGGATGCCGTGATCGTTCCGGGCGCGGGCGGCCCGCGGCGCCGCACGGCGCGCGACGTGGAGGTGCTGGCGGTGCGGGTGCGGCGGGCCCTCGCCGACATCGACTACTTCGTGCGCCGCCCGCTCGGCTGGCGCGACGGGGTGGTCGTGGTGTGGGCGGGCATGCGCGGCGCCGTCACGGTGGCGGCGGCGCAGACCCTGCCGGTGGACACCCCGCAGCGCTCGGTGCTCGTGCTGATCGCGTTCGCGGTGGCGCTGCTGTCGCTGCTCGTGCAGGGCGGCACGGTGGGTCCGCTCGTGCGCCGCATCACGCCGAAGCGCGACGAGGTCGAGGCGCGGGCGGAGGCCGACGCCGAGTGGACGCGGCTCATGGAGCTGCTGCGCACGGCATCCGACACGATCCCCGCCCCGCCCGAGCCGGCGCGCGACATCCCGAGTCGCGAGCAGCTCGAGCAGCAGCGCACGTACCGGATGGCGGTGCTGCAGGCCCAGCGCACGGCGCTGCTCGATGCGCGCGACGACGGCACCTTCGACGCCGAGGTGCTGGAGAACGCGCTCGCCAACCTCGACGCATCCCAGATCGCGATCGAGCTGCGCGGACCCCGCGGCGGCTGA
- a CDS encoding TetR/AcrR family transcriptional regulator produces MNTTETTDPRTRVVQTADELFYARGVSTVTMDQLRDASGVSLKRLYSMFPSKEDVVVGVLERRRSIWTEGVESLIDAAPDARSKVLAVYDFLAAWFCDADFRGCVFVNTFAELGATSPRVAAVVREQKAAFQQRMAQLVTQLGGSELLAAQLAILAEGAQTTAAISGAPDAAAVARAAAETLISAEL; encoded by the coding sequence ATGAACACCACCGAAACAACCGACCCGCGCACCCGCGTGGTGCAGACCGCCGACGAGCTCTTCTACGCCCGCGGCGTCTCGACCGTCACCATGGACCAGCTGCGCGACGCATCCGGGGTCTCCCTCAAGCGCCTCTACTCGATGTTCCCCTCGAAGGAAGACGTGGTCGTGGGCGTGCTCGAGCGCCGACGGTCCATCTGGACGGAAGGCGTGGAGAGCCTCATCGACGCGGCCCCCGACGCGCGCAGCAAAGTGCTCGCCGTGTACGACTTCCTCGCCGCCTGGTTCTGCGACGCCGACTTCCGCGGCTGCGTCTTCGTCAACACCTTCGCCGAGCTCGGCGCCACCTCGCCGCGCGTGGCGGCGGTCGTGCGCGAGCAGAAGGCCGCCTTCCAGCAGCGGATGGCGCAGCTCGTGACCCAGCTCGGCGGCTCGGAGCTACTCGCCGCCCAGCTCGCGATCCTCGCCGAGGGGGCGCAGACGACCGCCGCCATCTCGGGCGCCCCGGATGCCGCCGCCGTCGCCCGCGCGGCCGCGGAGACCCTCATCTCGGCCGAACTGTAG
- a CDS encoding HNH endonuclease signature motif containing protein has product MASITDTLARLGDVSTPFTAPAVGSLRDEELLTAQRALAEVRRRLDAVSTAIAGEIAHRSRRELGHSGLAQSQGQRTAEGLISQLSGGSAREARTWVKTAELLPTARIVPEAPPLAPWMKALGEAVAQAAISPEAAEVIRTRLTAAARPGAEDALAEAAARLVADAASLTIEQLVVRASRFRDEIDLAGIAERERELHEKRFLRFTKQPDGMTRVSGLLDPESAAIVIPVLDAVTAPRRSGPRFVDPAEAARAEDLVRDERTTEQLVVDAFVDLVRQGSRVDDGTLLGERKPAVRVLVTAKDLDGRNGAAYFEGQADAVSIATAERFICADGAIPLLFDGDGRVLNLGRAQRLFTEKQRVAIAARDGGCLMCDRPPSWCEAHHIDHWEEHHGRTDVDDGVLLCRFCHLLVHNRGWRIRRTGGDYTLEKPDGDRVIRATALPTRSPALQRMRASA; this is encoded by the coding sequence ATGGCCTCGATCACCGACACCCTCGCCCGTCTGGGCGATGTGTCGACCCCGTTCACCGCTCCGGCGGTGGGGTCTTTGCGCGACGAGGAACTGCTCACGGCGCAGCGCGCCCTCGCCGAGGTGCGGCGGCGGCTGGATGCGGTCTCGACGGCGATCGCGGGCGAGATCGCCCACCGCTCGCGCCGCGAACTCGGGCACTCGGGACTCGCCCAGTCGCAGGGGCAGCGCACGGCCGAGGGCCTGATCTCGCAGCTGTCGGGGGGCTCCGCGCGCGAGGCGCGCACGTGGGTGAAGACGGCCGAATTGCTGCCCACCGCCCGCATCGTTCCGGAGGCTCCCCCGCTCGCGCCGTGGATGAAGGCGCTGGGCGAGGCGGTCGCGCAGGCCGCGATCTCACCCGAGGCGGCCGAGGTCATCCGCACGCGCCTCACCGCGGCGGCCCGTCCGGGCGCCGAAGACGCCCTCGCCGAGGCGGCGGCGCGGTTGGTCGCCGACGCCGCATCCCTCACCATCGAGCAACTCGTGGTGCGGGCCTCGCGATTCCGTGACGAGATCGACCTCGCCGGCATCGCCGAGCGCGAGCGGGAACTCCACGAGAAGCGCTTCCTGCGCTTCACGAAGCAGCCCGACGGCATGACGCGGGTGTCGGGCCTGCTCGACCCCGAGTCGGCGGCGATCGTGATCCCCGTGCTGGACGCGGTCACCGCGCCCCGCCGCAGCGGTCCGCGCTTCGTCGACCCCGCCGAGGCCGCGCGCGCAGAAGACCTCGTGCGCGACGAGCGCACCACCGAGCAGCTCGTCGTCGACGCCTTCGTCGACCTCGTCCGCCAGGGGTCGCGCGTCGACGACGGCACCCTGCTGGGAGAGCGCAAGCCCGCAGTCCGCGTGCTCGTCACCGCGAAAGACCTCGACGGGCGGAACGGGGCGGCCTACTTCGAAGGGCAGGCCGACGCGGTCTCCATCGCCACCGCGGAGCGGTTCATCTGCGCCGACGGGGCCATCCCCCTGCTGTTCGACGGTGACGGGCGGGTGCTGAATCTGGGGCGAGCGCAGCGGTTGTTCACCGAGAAGCAGCGGGTGGCGATCGCCGCCCGCGACGGCGGCTGCCTCATGTGCGACCGGCCGCCATCCTGGTGCGAGGCGCACCACATCGACCATTGGGAAGAGCATCACGGCCGAACAGACGTCGACGACGGAGTGCTCCTGTGCAGGTTCTGCCACCTGCTCGTGCACAACCGCGGGTGGCGCATCCGGCGCACGGGCGGCGACTACACGCTCGAGAAACCGGACGGCGACAGGGTGATCAGGGCGACGGCGTTGCCGACGCGCTCACCCGCACTGCAGCGGATGCGCGCGTCGGCCTGA
- a CDS encoding O-methyltransferase produces the protein MSTWTEVDDYFARLFPDDPALDAAHASSSETTLPGADVTPHQGALLAILTRAIGARRVLEFGTLAGYSTIWLARAVGPTGHVDTLELDAGNAAIARVNFDAAGVADRVEVHLGAAADTADRLISEGVEPYDLVFIDADKPSNPLYLAASLRLTRPGGLIIVDNVVRGGAVADPDDTTAAVECVRSLVDDIVAAGLEATAIQTVGDKGWDGFAVIRVPD, from the coding sequence ATGAGCACCTGGACCGAGGTCGACGACTACTTCGCCCGCCTGTTCCCCGACGACCCCGCCCTCGACGCCGCCCACGCGAGCTCGAGCGAGACCACGCTCCCCGGGGCGGATGTCACCCCGCACCAGGGCGCGCTGCTCGCCATCCTGACGCGCGCGATCGGGGCGCGGCGCGTGCTCGAGTTCGGCACGCTCGCCGGCTACTCGACCATCTGGCTCGCCCGGGCGGTCGGACCCACGGGCCACGTCGACACCCTCGAGCTCGACGCCGGCAACGCGGCCATCGCGCGCGTCAACTTCGATGCCGCCGGGGTGGCCGACCGCGTCGAGGTGCACCTGGGCGCCGCCGCCGACACGGCCGATCGCCTCATCTCCGAGGGCGTCGAACCGTACGACCTCGTCTTCATCGACGCCGACAAGCCCAGCAACCCGCTCTACCTCGCCGCCTCGCTGCGCCTCACGCGCCCCGGCGGCCTCATCATCGTCGACAACGTCGTGCGCGGCGGCGCCGTCGCCGACCCCGACGACACGACGGCCGCCGTCGAGTGCGTTCGCAGCCTCGTCGACGACATCGTCGCCGCGGGGCTCGAGGCCACCGCCATCCAGACGGTCGGCGACAAGGGCTGGGACGGCTTCGCCGTCATCCGAGTGCCCGACTGA
- the adhP gene encoding alcohol dehydrogenase AdhP, whose translation MTDTMFAAIAREFGSPLVIEELPVPEPGPFEALVRVEYTGLWHTDLHAIEGDWPVKPSPPFVPGHEGHGVVVAVGDQVRHLAVGDRVGNAWLWSACGECEFCLTGRETLCEQQQNGGYSVNGSFAEYMLVDSRYAGRIPEGVDLVEIAPILCAGVTVYKGLKVADVRPGEWVTISGVGGLGHLAVQYAVAMGLNVAAVDVGDDKLELATKLGAAIVVNAEKDDPVEVIQREVGGTHGVLVTAPSRSAFAQAMNMVRRGGTVSITGLPPGDFPVSIFDTVLRGTTLRGSIVGTRADLAEALDFAARGKVRTIATEHPFGEVNEVLDEMRHGHITGRAVLNIRDAAF comes from the coding sequence ATGACCGACACGATGTTCGCAGCGATCGCGCGGGAGTTCGGCTCCCCGCTCGTGATCGAGGAGCTGCCGGTCCCCGAGCCGGGCCCCTTCGAGGCACTCGTGCGCGTCGAGTACACGGGGCTCTGGCACACCGACCTGCACGCGATCGAGGGCGACTGGCCGGTCAAGCCGAGCCCGCCGTTCGTGCCGGGCCACGAGGGGCACGGCGTGGTGGTCGCCGTCGGCGACCAGGTGCGCCACCTCGCGGTCGGCGACCGCGTCGGCAACGCGTGGCTGTGGAGCGCGTGCGGCGAGTGCGAGTTCTGCCTCACCGGGCGCGAGACGCTGTGCGAGCAGCAGCAGAACGGCGGCTACAGCGTGAACGGCTCCTTCGCCGAGTACATGCTCGTCGACTCGCGCTACGCGGGCCGCATCCCGGAGGGCGTCGACCTCGTCGAGATCGCGCCGATCCTGTGCGCCGGCGTCACCGTGTACAAGGGCCTCAAGGTGGCGGACGTGCGCCCCGGCGAGTGGGTGACGATCTCGGGCGTGGGCGGGCTCGGGCACCTCGCGGTGCAGTACGCCGTCGCGATGGGGCTCAACGTGGCCGCCGTCGACGTGGGCGACGACAAGCTCGAGCTGGCGACGAAGCTCGGGGCGGCGATCGTCGTCAACGCCGAGAAGGACGACCCCGTGGAGGTGATCCAGCGGGAGGTGGGTGGCACGCACGGCGTGCTCGTCACGGCCCCGAGCCGCAGCGCCTTCGCCCAGGCGATGAACATGGTGCGCCGCGGCGGCACCGTGTCGATCACGGGCCTGCCCCCGGGGGACTTCCCGGTGAGCATCTTCGACACCGTGCTGCGCGGCACGACACTGCGCGGCTCGATCGTGGGCACCCGGGCGGATCTCGCGGAGGCTCTCGACTTCGCGGCCCGCGGCAAGGTGCGCACGATCGCGACCGAGCATCCGTTCGGCGAGGTCAACGAGGTGCTCGACGAGATGCGGCACGGCCACATCACCGGGCGCGCGGTGCTCAACATCCGCGACGCCGCGTTCTGA
- the gatC gene encoding Asp-tRNA(Asn)/Glu-tRNA(Gln) amidotransferase subunit GatC produces MEVVSEITPEVVRHLADLARIGLTDDEVQRLTGELGQIVDAVATVRAVATPDVPATSHPIALGTVTRPDVVGETLTPDQALAGAPERDGDYFKVTSILGEEQ; encoded by the coding sequence ATGGAGGTCGTGTCTGAGATCACTCCGGAAGTCGTGCGCCATCTCGCCGACCTCGCACGCATCGGGCTCACCGATGACGAGGTGCAGCGTCTGACCGGGGAGCTCGGCCAGATCGTCGACGCGGTCGCCACCGTGCGGGCCGTCGCGACGCCCGACGTGCCGGCGACGAGCCACCCGATCGCGCTCGGCACCGTGACCCGCCCGGATGTCGTGGGCGAGACGCTCACGCCCGATCAGGCGCTCGCGGGCGCCCCGGAGCGCGACGGCGACTACTTCAAGGTCACCTCGATCCTGGGGGAGGAGCAGTGA
- the gatA gene encoding Asp-tRNA(Asn)/Glu-tRNA(Gln) amidotransferase subunit GatA — translation MSLVTKSAAELAALLDAGDVSSVEVTRAHLDRIAAVDGDIHAFLHVNQAALDTAAAVDAARAAGTASGLAGVPVAIKDVLCTLDMPSTSGSKILEGWVPPYDATVVARLRQAGLVPLGKTNMDEFAMGSSTEHSAYGNTHNPWDLTRIPGGSGGGSAAAVAAFEAPLALGSDTGGSIRQPAAVTGSVGVKPTYGGVSRYGAIALASSLDQVGPVTRTVLDAGLLHDVIGGHDPHDSTSIPDAWPSFAEAARAGTREGAVKGLRIGVVSELAGGEGFQPGVVTRFQEALALLEAQGAELVEVSAPSFRYAIAAYYLILPAEASSNLAKFDSVRFGLRVTPDGQPTVEDVMSATREAGFGDEVKRRIILGTYALSAGYYDAYYGSAQKVRTLIQRDFDAAFANVDVLATPSAPTTAFPLGSKVDDPLAMYLNDLTTIPANLAGVPGISLPSGLAEEDGLPVGIQFMAPAREDARLYTVGAALEQLLQSQWGGPLLAKAPAL, via the coding sequence GTGAGCCTCGTCACCAAGTCGGCGGCCGAGCTCGCCGCCCTGCTGGATGCCGGCGACGTCTCGAGCGTCGAGGTCACCCGGGCGCACCTCGACCGCATCGCGGCGGTCGACGGCGACATCCACGCCTTCCTGCACGTGAACCAGGCCGCGCTCGACACGGCGGCGGCGGTCGACGCCGCGCGCGCCGCGGGCACCGCATCCGGGCTCGCCGGCGTGCCGGTCGCCATCAAGGACGTGCTCTGCACCCTCGACATGCCCTCCACCTCGGGGTCGAAGATCCTCGAGGGCTGGGTGCCGCCGTACGACGCGACCGTCGTCGCGCGCCTGCGCCAGGCGGGCCTCGTGCCGCTCGGCAAGACCAACATGGACGAGTTCGCGATGGGTTCCTCCACCGAGCACTCGGCCTACGGCAACACCCACAACCCGTGGGACCTCACCCGCATCCCGGGCGGATCCGGCGGCGGTTCGGCCGCGGCCGTCGCGGCCTTCGAGGCCCCGCTCGCGCTCGGCTCCGACACGGGCGGCTCGATCCGCCAGCCCGCCGCGGTGACCGGCTCGGTGGGCGTCAAGCCCACCTACGGCGGCGTCTCGCGCTACGGCGCGATCGCGCTCGCCTCCTCGCTCGACCAGGTGGGCCCGGTGACCCGCACCGTGCTCGACGCGGGCCTGCTGCACGACGTGATCGGCGGGCACGACCCGCACGACTCGACCTCGATCCCGGATGCCTGGCCGTCGTTCGCGGAGGCCGCGCGTGCCGGCACCCGCGAGGGCGCCGTGAAGGGGCTGCGCATCGGCGTCGTCTCGGAGCTCGCCGGCGGCGAGGGCTTCCAGCCCGGCGTCGTGACGCGGTTCCAGGAGGCGCTCGCGCTGCTCGAGGCGCAGGGGGCCGAGCTCGTCGAGGTCTCGGCGCCGTCGTTCCGGTACGCGATCGCCGCGTACTACCTGATCCTCCCGGCGGAGGCGTCCAGCAACCTCGCCAAGTTCGACTCGGTGCGCTTCGGTCTGCGGGTGACCCCCGACGGCCAGCCGACCGTCGAGGACGTCATGTCGGCGACCCGCGAGGCGGGCTTCGGCGACGAGGTGAAGCGCCGCATCATCCTCGGCACCTATGCCCTCTCGGCGGGCTACTACGACGCCTACTACGGCTCGGCCCAGAAGGTGCGCACGCTCATCCAGCGCGACTTCGACGCCGCCTTCGCGAACGTCGACGTGCTCGCGACGCCGTCCGCCCCGACGACCGCGTTCCCGCTCGGCTCCAAGGTCGACGACCCGCTCGCGATGTACCTCAACGACCTCACCACGATCCCCGCGAACCTCGCGGGCGTGCCGGGCATCTCGCTGCCCTCGGGGCTCGCGGAGGAGGACGGCCTGCCGGTCGGCATCCAGTTCATGGCGCCCGCCCGCGAGGACGCGCGCCTGTACACCGTGGGCGCCGCGCTCGAGCAGCTGCTGCAGTCCCAGTGGGGCGGCCCCCTCCTCGCGAAGGCTCCCGCGCTGTAA
- a CDS encoding DUF899 domain-containing protein: protein MTSALPRVADADSWRAELDELRIREKAATRELDAIAAQRRRLPMVELPEYTLVGEHGPVTLAEVFQDRTQLITYHHMWQRGAEWQCPGCTGYTAQFTRLEFLEPYDARFVLVSQAPIDELLAYRDKVGNRMEWYSTFDSPFGADMDAPRDGGFAVNVFLRDGDTVYRTWHTNGRGTEQLSHTFALIDLLPYGRRESWQDSPAGWPEGEPGEGWGASWDIAAAYGPADAVVVPGEHHHH from the coding sequence ATGACATCCGCACTCCCCCGCGTGGCCGACGCCGACAGCTGGCGCGCCGAGCTCGACGAGCTCCGCATCCGCGAGAAGGCCGCCACCCGCGAACTCGACGCCATCGCCGCCCAGCGACGCCGCCTGCCGATGGTCGAACTGCCCGAGTACACCCTCGTCGGCGAGCACGGGCCGGTCACCCTCGCCGAGGTGTTCCAGGACAGGACGCAGCTCATCACCTACCACCACATGTGGCAGCGGGGCGCCGAGTGGCAGTGCCCCGGCTGCACCGGCTACACCGCGCAGTTCACCCGGCTCGAGTTCCTCGAGCCCTACGACGCGCGCTTCGTGCTCGTCTCGCAGGCGCCCATCGACGAGCTGCTCGCCTACCGCGACAAGGTCGGCAACCGCATGGAGTGGTACTCGACCTTCGACAGCCCCTTCGGCGCCGACATGGACGCCCCGCGCGACGGCGGCTTCGCCGTCAACGTGTTCCTGCGCGACGGCGACACCGTCTACCGCACCTGGCACACCAACGGGCGCGGCACCGAACAGCTGAGCCACACCTTCGCGCTCATCGACCTGCTGCCGTACGGGCGGCGGGAGTCGTGGCAGGACTCCCCCGCAGGCTGGCCGGAGGGCGAGCCCGGCGAGGGCTGGGGCGCCTCGTGGGACATCGCGGCGGCCTACGGCCCGGCGGATGCGGTGGTCGTGCCGGGCGAGCACCACCACCACTGA